A region from the Beduinella massiliensis genome encodes:
- a CDS encoding cation:proton antiporter has product MLESLALVFLVGLLAASICRRARLPRIVGMLAAGLLLGPCALNLLSGKLLSVSGDLRQMALVVILLKAGLSLDAGELREVGRPALLLAFLPACFEIAGVVLLARPLLHVTTAEAALLGAVLAAVSPAVVVPRMVALMEAGYGTQKRIPQMLLAGASLDDVFVIVLFSTFLRVAQGGSARAADFAGIPVAIALGVAAGAGAGLLLAALFERRHARGAGVRGSVKVIVVLAAAFLLAALEDRLPVPMSGLLAVMSMACALKLRCRGRVVRQLADRFGKLWLAAEVLLFVLVGAAVDVRYTLGAGPGALLLIALALLFRAAGVLCCVAGTALRPGERLFCVLAYLPKATVQAAIGGVPLAAGLSCGNLVLSCAVIAILLTAPLGALGMDASSRRLLTRADAAPEP; this is encoded by the coding sequence ATGCTCGAATCTCTCGCGCTCGTCTTTCTCGTGGGGCTGCTCGCGGCCTCGATCTGCCGCCGCGCCCGCCTGCCGCGCATCGTCGGGATGCTCGCCGCGGGCTTGCTGCTGGGCCCCTGCGCGCTGAACCTGCTGTCGGGAAAGCTCCTTTCGGTGTCGGGCGACCTTCGGCAGATGGCGCTCGTCGTCATCCTGCTCAAGGCCGGGCTGTCGCTGGACGCCGGGGAGCTGCGCGAGGTCGGCCGCCCGGCGCTGCTGCTCGCCTTTCTGCCCGCGTGCTTTGAGATCGCCGGGGTGGTGCTGCTGGCCCGGCCGCTGCTGCACGTCACGACGGCGGAGGCGGCGCTGCTGGGCGCGGTGCTCGCCGCCGTGTCGCCCGCCGTCGTCGTGCCGCGCATGGTCGCCCTGATGGAGGCGGGCTACGGCACGCAAAAGCGCATCCCGCAGATGCTGCTCGCGGGCGCGTCGCTGGACGACGTGTTCGTGATCGTGCTGTTTTCCACGTTCCTGCGGGTCGCGCAGGGGGGCTCGGCGCGGGCGGCGGACTTCGCGGGCATCCCCGTGGCCATCGCGCTGGGCGTCGCGGCCGGGGCGGGCGCGGGCCTGCTGCTCGCGGCGCTGTTTGAGCGGCGGCACGCGCGCGGCGCGGGGGTGCGGGGCAGCGTGAAGGTCATCGTGGTGCTGGCCGCTGCGTTCCTGCTGGCCGCGCTGGAGGACAGGCTGCCCGTGCCCATGTCCGGCCTGCTGGCGGTGATGAGCATGGCCTGCGCGCTGAAGCTGCGCTGCCGGGGGCGCGTCGTCCGGCAGCTCGCGGACAGGTTCGGCAAGCTCTGGCTCGCGGCGGAGGTACTCCTCTTCGTGCTGGTCGGCGCGGCGGTGGACGTGCGCTACACGCTGGGCGCGGGGCCGGGCGCGCTGCTGCTGATCGCCCTGGCGCTGCTCTTCCGCGCGGCGGGCGTGCTTTGCTGCGTTGCGGGCACCGCGCTGCGCCCGGGCGAGCGGCTGTTCTGCGTGCTCGCCTACCTGCCCAAGGCCACGGTGCAGGCCGCCATCGGGGGCGTGCCGCTGGCGGCGGGCCTGTCCTGCGGCAATCTGGTGCTCTCCTGCGCCGTGATCGCCATCCTGCTGACCGCGCCGCTGGGGGCGCTGGGCATGGACGCAAGCAGCCGGCGGCTGCTCACGCGCGCGGACGCCGCCCCTGAGCCATGA
- a CDS encoding Imm63 family immunity protein has product MMLSFEELKELVFTLGRKIGLEDDSKLYPMFSKRAVPFGEGGTVYIANNKYHYVVQDHGRTGEQYESTDVNDILYPVFKDIVWPMSVASEKKYFSDDVDFRRLFLKKQLELLEVVNPDFAAKYLKEIKVVLKDHPFDDGKGKDLF; this is encoded by the coding sequence ATGATGCTGAGTTTTGAAGAGCTAAAGGAGCTCGTCTTCACGTTGGGCAGGAAGATCGGTTTGGAGGATGATTCAAAGCTATATCCAATGTTCAGCAAACGTGCAGTTCCTTTTGGCGAAGGAGGTACTGTCTATATTGCTAACAACAAGTATCATTACGTAGTACAGGATCATGGCCGGACGGGTGAACAATATGAGAGCACGGATGTGAATGATATTCTATATCCGGTGTTTAAGGACATCGTATGGCCGATGTCGGTTGCTTCCGAAAAAAAATATTTCAGCGACGATGTGGACTTTAGACGGCTATTTTTGAAAAAACAGCTGGAGCTGCTGGAAGTCGTTAACCCGGATTTTGCCGCGAAGTACCTAAAGGAGATCAAGGTGGTTTTGAAAGACCATCCATTTGATGATGGGAAGGGAAAAGACCTCTTCTAA
- a CDS encoding phage terminase large subunit translates to MRIRLSYQPTAKQRMFHGSTAFEVLYGGAAGGGKSYACVWDALLRCLKHPGTEAYLFRKTYQELEKNLIATARRIIPPELGRYTSSSYTYRLVNGSALRFCHCNHEATDKLRYQGAEIHWLYIDELTHFQQETYEYLRTRVRAGKSLGIRPVVRCTSNPGGPGHAWVRQRFVDSAPQGTLHAMPVYSEVLGETQQRTVQYIPALATDNPHITKDYIFELEQKPPALRDALLLGRWDAFEGQAFPEWVNDPSHYGDRLQTHVVAPFEIPAHWPRYLSFDYGYSRPFSCGVWAVGERGEVYRYREIYGCTGAANVGVRRSPGEIAMMIEEGIADERREGVRFFGVADPSIWDGSRGTSVYEQMRAASPGLYFAPAVNARIPGKAQVHERLKFDAAGRPMMQVFTTCRDFIRTFPALVYDGRRVEDIDTEGEDHIYDETRYFLMSRPIAPGAAQAQPRAGYDPLG, encoded by the coding sequence ATGCGGATACGCCTGAGCTACCAGCCGACGGCTAAGCAGCGGATGTTCCACGGGTCTACGGCGTTCGAGGTGCTGTACGGGGGCGCGGCGGGCGGGGGGAAGAGCTACGCGTGCGTGTGGGACGCGCTGCTGCGGTGCCTGAAGCACCCGGGGACGGAGGCGTACCTGTTCCGCAAGACGTACCAGGAGCTGGAAAAGAACCTGATCGCCACGGCGCGGCGGATCATCCCGCCGGAGCTGGGGCGGTACACGTCGTCGAGCTACACGTACCGGCTGGTAAACGGATCGGCGCTGCGGTTCTGCCACTGCAACCACGAGGCGACGGACAAGCTGCGGTATCAGGGCGCGGAGATCCACTGGCTGTACATCGACGAGCTGACGCACTTTCAGCAGGAGACGTACGAGTACCTGCGAACGCGCGTGCGAGCGGGGAAGAGCCTGGGCATCCGGCCGGTGGTGCGGTGCACGTCGAATCCCGGAGGGCCGGGGCACGCGTGGGTGCGGCAGCGCTTTGTGGATTCGGCGCCGCAGGGGACGCTGCACGCGATGCCGGTGTATTCGGAGGTGCTGGGGGAGACGCAGCAGCGGACGGTGCAGTACATCCCGGCGCTGGCGACGGACAACCCGCACATCACGAAGGACTACATCTTCGAGCTGGAGCAGAAGCCCCCGGCGCTGCGGGACGCGCTGCTGCTGGGGCGCTGGGACGCCTTTGAGGGCCAGGCGTTCCCGGAATGGGTGAACGATCCCTCGCACTACGGCGACCGGCTGCAAACGCATGTGGTCGCGCCGTTTGAGATACCGGCGCACTGGCCGCGCTACCTCTCGTTCGACTACGGCTACAGCAGGCCGTTTTCGTGCGGGGTGTGGGCGGTGGGGGAGCGCGGGGAGGTGTACCGCTACCGGGAAATTTACGGCTGCACGGGCGCGGCGAACGTGGGGGTGCGGCGCTCGCCGGGCGAGATCGCGATGATGATCGAGGAGGGGATCGCGGACGAGCGGCGGGAGGGCGTGCGGTTCTTCGGGGTGGCGGACCCGAGCATCTGGGACGGGAGCCGGGGCACGAGCGTGTACGAGCAGATGCGGGCGGCGTCGCCGGGGCTGTACTTCGCGCCCGCGGTGAACGCGCGCATACCGGGGAAGGCGCAGGTGCACGAGCGGCTGAAGTTCGACGCCGCGGGGCGGCCGATGATGCAGGTGTTCACGACCTGCCGGGACTTCATCCGGACGTTTCCGGCGCTGGTGTACGACGGGCGGCGCGTGGAGGACATCGACACGGAGGGGGAAGACCACATCTACGACGAGACGCGCTATTTCCTGATGTCCCGGCCCATCGCGCCGGGGGCGGCGCAGGCGCAGCCGCGCGCGGGCTACGACCCGCTGGGATGA
- a CDS encoding helix-turn-helix domain-containing protein encodes MPKGKPNKRYTPEFKTIVVETMQQERLSYKEAARQFEVGDDKRVAAWERIYLTEGPEGFCVERRGRGSKGRPPRLPEKTEEDLLAEVQRLRAENAYLKNLQALVLEDERRQHKKHW; translated from the coding sequence ATGCCCAAAGGGAAACCAAACAAGCGATACACGCCAGAGTTTAAGACGATAGTGGTAGAAACAATGCAACAGGAAAGGTTGAGTTACAAGGAAGCAGCGCGACAATTCGAGGTTGGAGACGACAAGCGGGTCGCGGCGTGGGAGCGTATTTACCTAACAGAAGGTCCGGAAGGCTTTTGCGTGGAGCGTCGTGGACGCGGGAGTAAGGGACGCCCACCAAGGCTACCTGAAAAAACAGAAGAAGACTTGCTTGCAGAAGTGCAGCGGCTACGAGCGGAGAATGCGTACCTAAAAAACTTGCAAGCCTTGGTTTTGGAAGACGAGCGACGCCAGCACAAAAAACACTGGTGA
- a CDS encoding glycohydrolase toxin TNT-related protein (This protein contains a domain related to Tuberculosis Necrotizing Toxin, which is the C-terminal effector domain of outer membrane channel protein CpnT, and which has a lethal NAD+-glycohydrolase activity.): MTEEEKKRRGEELKRRRQAENKAKGAHKTSARLDAPRATTGQEDTNAALEAAAQGGKRPKNAGAPKTAGSTGTSAKATGIAANGEKETQTTEPYGPQPPEGLRHDPEMDEQFVDSLIQARLRGPQAVAEWVGALTKPAQTEATATQKRWADGQGETTEATDATSEADVKTLPDFLMKQQEASQRLEEDSVPGEEEVQGESDLPKPLETMEAATLETLTTPQATTDPNAAADDTEASSEDAEWSETQPIETQDDQSAELPVAETDSLVVKEEPLSEVEEQKKRYANREAFRAGDYSFVEDVQVREQIVEMNQALEELNADLQEVTKEYRGASGKNRKKLGNEIDQMRSERDSLMREMAVLAFPEEETQEYVIWTYEGEKLDTLQKEEDALRETYQQNIDELNEKMYRTGGSGREYWELSAQADSLFEELNEKIMEINRERALYTAHMPRTQDALNARNTADNAWLDLLYEREAAKRDGNDELVQELNERMEKAGYVTRWPEEAAAMIELSKEHGDDTVREILNITDGRELTDADYLKAAETNKSFWDWAVFDYFDSFQNTQMNQQILSQFIIQGITNPEFPSIDSEEVLDLYARAIIGKDAGYDQTESVKDVLGGLVAAPSGAIQGAVEPVNALAYTTASLYYMANKDKYGGSITWEQMRALDVVFDRICSTSDVIGNVQEALDVDLSERGKAVQTLKSIAQNLTTQALLAMTGSKFGKFLANTFSNSLPGAERLAQIGRLAVQDVGFGVIEYKNGVELALEANASYDEAVLSGAVAGIISPVVRRIFDAGARLTGVEPKDAVQGLIKYFTSKGKNIKSEGAVLVSLLGGTVEQFAEPVLQSLQQKLIYDPDRPLVGEGGVVDVQRMWDDFVEGAFSSLIVESIGYLKGNSKSIDKPIDEGSSQKAEDIAAAAAALGNDQASPKTNDMAVGLIDSVVEGDDGSTKWMRIALDDAQLEDFVKATMYGEAEASHTIAQEADGAAQSARKRADALAEETIKASDNVDAWLNEMLQNPTDDNVDGYVQAIIELKGNLQEQASAEALAGSLESEANKQHHTADQKDKEAKAEVEKTLPTVLDVNHKLRELQPEAREAMTELWGQNIAQYGLEEGTKRTVQALEAQDVQETGVEKNIADSEERLETNNVKDDIIEMEKDENTFADSEERENPEEATEATEATEATETAEGDDGGGKPVISEADRTKISNWGYKPSDELYLKYKAVYDDPKYFEQETGDAIYPGQRGDPNTDGFTNGKYVEVVLKPGTIIDRYGGEKGSYFSPVGTSFEARALPPFMEGAPYARFIVKEPLRIKMGEICPWFGQPGGGTQYLSEYNVSQLLTLNIIGYAYKEER; encoded by the coding sequence ATGACGGAGGAAGAGAAGAAGCGCAGGGGAGAAGAGCTCAAGCGCAGACGGCAGGCGGAAAACAAGGCGAAGGGCGCGCATAAGACGAGCGCGCGCCTGGACGCGCCGCGGGCGACGACGGGGCAGGAGGACACGAACGCCGCGCTGGAGGCGGCGGCCCAAGGGGGCAAGCGCCCGAAGAATGCGGGCGCGCCAAAGACAGCGGGAAGCACCGGCACATCCGCTAAGGCAACGGGCATCGCCGCCAACGGGGAAAAGGAAACGCAAACGACGGAGCCATACGGCCCGCAGCCGCCGGAGGGCTTGCGCCACGACCCGGAGATGGACGAGCAGTTTGTGGACAGCCTTATTCAGGCGCGGCTGCGGGGCCCGCAGGCGGTGGCGGAGTGGGTCGGCGCGCTGACGAAGCCTGCGCAGACGGAGGCGACCGCCACGCAGAAGCGTTGGGCGGATGGACAAGGCGAAACGACGGAGGCAACGGACGCAACGAGCGAGGCGGACGTGAAGACGCTGCCGGATTTCCTCATGAAGCAGCAGGAAGCGTCCCAAAGGTTGGAAGAGGACAGCGTTCCCGGCGAGGAAGAAGTCCAGGGCGAGTCGGATTTGCCGAAGCCGCTTGAAACGATGGAAGCGGCTACGCTGGAAACACTCACGACGCCCCAGGCAACGACCGACCCGAACGCGGCAGCGGACGATACAGAAGCGTCGTCAGAGGACGCGGAGTGGAGCGAAACGCAGCCAATAGAAACACAGGACGATCAAAGTGCGGAATTGCCGGTCGCAGAGACGGATTCGTTGGTCGTGAAAGAGGAACCGCTTTCAGAGGTGGAAGAACAGAAAAAGCGATATGCAAATCGCGAAGCATTCAGGGCGGGAGATTACTCGTTTGTCGAGGACGTTCAAGTACGCGAGCAGATCGTCGAGATGAACCAAGCGCTTGAAGAACTGAACGCGGACCTGCAGGAGGTTACAAAAGAGTATCGGGGTGCTTCCGGGAAAAATAGAAAAAAACTGGGCAACGAGATCGACCAAATGCGCTCCGAGCGCGATTCGTTAATGCGGGAAATGGCCGTGCTGGCATTCCCGGAAGAGGAAACGCAGGAGTATGTCATATGGACTTACGAAGGGGAAAAGCTGGATACTCTGCAAAAGGAGGAAGACGCCCTACGCGAAACGTACCAACAAAACATAGACGAATTGAACGAGAAAATGTACAGGACGGGGGGTTCAGGGCGCGAGTATTGGGAGCTATCGGCGCAGGCAGACAGCCTGTTTGAGGAATTGAACGAAAAGATCATGGAGATTAACCGCGAGCGCGCGCTGTACACGGCGCACATGCCTCGAACGCAGGATGCGCTGAACGCGCGAAATACCGCAGACAACGCATGGCTCGATCTGCTTTATGAACGCGAAGCCGCAAAAAGAGACGGGAACGATGAACTCGTTCAGGAACTGAACGAGCGGATGGAGAAAGCTGGATATGTGACGCGCTGGCCGGAAGAGGCCGCAGCGATGATCGAGCTGTCAAAGGAGCACGGCGACGACACGGTGCGGGAAATCCTTAACATTACAGATGGGCGGGAACTGACCGACGCAGATTATCTGAAAGCGGCGGAAACGAACAAAAGTTTCTGGGATTGGGCGGTGTTCGATTACTTCGACAGTTTTCAGAACACCCAAATGAATCAGCAGATACTTTCACAGTTTATCATACAGGGGATTACCAACCCGGAGTTCCCCTCGATAGACTCGGAGGAGGTGCTCGATCTCTACGCCAGAGCCATCATTGGAAAAGACGCGGGCTATGATCAGACGGAAAGTGTAAAAGACGTTTTGGGCGGGTTGGTGGCTGCTCCCTCCGGAGCGATACAGGGGGCAGTCGAGCCCGTTAACGCTTTGGCCTACACGACGGCAAGCCTGTATTATATGGCGAACAAGGACAAGTACGGCGGATCGATCACGTGGGAACAAATGCGGGCGCTCGACGTCGTCTTTGACAGGATATGCTCTACGAGCGATGTGATAGGCAACGTTCAGGAGGCGCTGGATGTAGACCTAAGCGAACGTGGAAAGGCGGTTCAGACGTTAAAGAGTATTGCGCAGAATCTAACGACGCAGGCACTTTTGGCTATGACTGGCAGCAAATTCGGCAAGTTTCTTGCCAATACATTTTCAAACTCATTGCCGGGGGCAGAAAGGCTGGCACAGATAGGACGCCTTGCCGTGCAGGACGTCGGGTTTGGCGTGATTGAATACAAGAATGGCGTGGAGCTGGCGCTGGAGGCGAACGCGTCCTACGATGAGGCTGTACTGTCTGGAGCTGTAGCTGGAATTATTTCACCGGTAGTAAGGAGAATCTTTGATGCCGGCGCTAGGCTTACGGGCGTTGAGCCGAAAGACGCAGTCCAGGGCCTCATAAAATATTTCACCAGCAAGGGCAAAAACATAAAGTCCGAAGGGGCGGTACTGGTGTCGCTCTTGGGTGGAACCGTAGAGCAGTTTGCAGAGCCTGTGCTGCAATCCTTACAGCAGAAGCTGATTTATGACCCAGATCGTCCATTGGTTGGAGAGGGCGGCGTCGTCGATGTACAGCGGATGTGGGATGACTTCGTAGAAGGTGCCTTTAGCAGCTTGATCGTGGAGTCGATCGGATACCTCAAAGGGAATAGCAAGTCGATAGACAAGCCGATAGACGAAGGCAGTTCACAGAAGGCCGAGGACATAGCGGCTGCTGCCGCGGCGCTGGGAAACGATCAGGCGAGCCCGAAGACGAATGATATGGCGGTCGGGCTGATCGACTCCGTGGTAGAAGGTGACGACGGTTCGACAAAGTGGATGCGCATAGCGCTAGACGACGCGCAGCTGGAAGACTTCGTGAAAGCTACGATGTACGGAGAGGCAGAGGCGAGCCACACGATCGCACAGGAAGCGGATGGCGCGGCGCAGAGCGCCCGCAAACGAGCGGATGCTCTGGCGGAGGAAACGATTAAGGCATCGGACAATGTGGACGCCTGGCTGAACGAGATGCTTCAAAATCCGACGGATGACAACGTGGATGGGTACGTGCAGGCGATCATAGAGCTGAAGGGCAATCTTCAGGAACAGGCGAGCGCCGAAGCGTTAGCCGGATCGCTGGAGAGTGAGGCGAATAAACAGCATCATACGGCGGATCAAAAGGATAAGGAGGCGAAGGCAGAAGTAGAAAAGACATTGCCCACCGTTTTGGATGTTAACCACAAATTGAGGGAGCTTCAGCCGGAGGCGCGCGAGGCGATGACCGAGCTGTGGGGGCAGAATATCGCACAATACGGTCTGGAAGAGGGAACCAAGCGTACGGTGCAGGCGCTGGAAGCGCAGGACGTGCAGGAAACCGGCGTCGAAAAAAATATTGCCGATTCCGAAGAAAGGCTAGAGACAAACAATGTAAAAGATGATATAATCGAGATGGAAAAAGACGAAAATACGTTCGCTGATTCCGAAGAGAGGGAGAACCCGGAAGAGGCGACAGAGGCGACAGAGGCGACAGAGGCGACAGAGACGGCGGAGGGGGATGATGGCGGCGGCAAGCCGGTTATCAGCGAGGCCGACCGGACGAAGATAAGCAACTGGGGTTATAAGCCCAGCGACGAGCTATACCTGAAATACAAGGCGGTTTACGACGACCCGAAGTACTTCGAGCAGGAGACAGGCGATGCCATTTATCCGGGTCAGCGGGGCGACCCCAATACCGACGGCTTTACCAACGGCAAATACGTGGAAGTGGTGTTGAAGCCGGGCACGATCATCGACAGATATGGCGGTGAAAAGGGAAGTTATTTTTCTCCGGTAGGTACGTCGTTTGAAGCCAGAGCGCTGCCGCCATTTATGGAAGGGGCTCCCTATGCGAGATTTATCGTAAAGGAGCCGCTGCGCATAAAGATGGGGGAGATTTGCCCTTGGTTCGGGCAGCCTGGCGGGGGAACCCAATACCTTTCGGAGTATAACGTATCACAACTTTTGACATTGAATATTATTGGATATGCTTATAAGGAGGAACGATGA
- a CDS encoding IS3 family transposase: MIQKLRQDFRLDLLLSIAQLPRATYYYHIKRQAAPDKYELEKELISAIYHEHRGRYGYRRITDELRDKGFVLNHKTVQRLMRDLKLICRVRMKKYHSYKGEIGKIAPNLLERKFEAEKPNQKWVTDVTEFSLLGQKLYLSPILDLCSRDIVSYTISDRPALSMVTTMLNNAFAKIPDGTNLILHSDQGWQYQHKQYQRMLKEKGIYQSMSRKGNCLDNAVIESFFGLLKSELLYLQTFHSMEHFKNELTDYLDYYNNRRRKAKTMGLPPAMHRQQALAAA, encoded by the coding sequence GTGATTCAAAAACTGAGGCAAGATTTTCGGCTGGATCTGCTCCTTTCCATCGCTCAACTCCCGCGTGCCACTTACTATTACCACATAAAGCGACAGGCCGCGCCAGACAAATACGAATTGGAAAAAGAGTTGATATCGGCCATCTATCATGAGCACAGAGGTCGCTACGGCTACCGCCGTATCACAGACGAATTGCGTGACAAAGGTTTTGTCCTCAACCACAAGACGGTACAGCGACTGATGCGTGACCTGAAACTCATTTGCCGCGTCCGGATGAAAAAATATCATTCCTACAAAGGAGAAATTGGCAAAATCGCTCCAAATCTGCTGGAGCGCAAATTTGAAGCAGAGAAGCCGAATCAAAAGTGGGTGACCGATGTCACAGAGTTCAGTCTCTTGGGGCAAAAACTCTACCTGTCGCCAATCCTCGACCTGTGCAGCCGGGATATCGTCAGCTACACCATTTCGGACAGGCCAGCGCTGTCTATGGTGACAACTATGCTGAACAATGCCTTTGCAAAAATTCCGGATGGAACAAATCTTATCCTACATTCCGACCAAGGCTGGCAGTATCAGCACAAGCAGTACCAAAGAATGCTCAAAGAAAAAGGAATTTATCAGAGCATGAGTCGCAAAGGCAACTGTTTGGACAACGCGGTGATTGAAAGCTTCTTTGGCCTGCTCAAGAGTGAGCTGCTGTATTTGCAGACGTTTCATTCCATGGAACATTTTAAGAATGAACTGACTGACTATCTTGATTACTACAACAACCGTCGTCGCAAGGCAAAGACAATGGGCTTGCCACCTGCGATGCACAGACAGCAAGCCCTTGCGGCTGCTTAA
- a CDS encoding helix-turn-helix domain-containing protein: MRTEGPGPRERRAAHLYYAEGKSQREAAEELGISQSTVSRMLRRPAVQAYVDRLTEEATRDTARIVKLASLRAARREIELLLSENPTACLAACRDLLDRAGLKTLGDQRVRVELEGCEIGMIGEVEEHADTPELPADG, translated from the coding sequence ATGCGGACGGAGGGGCCGGGCCCGCGGGAGAGGCGGGCGGCGCACCTGTACTACGCGGAGGGGAAGAGCCAGCGCGAGGCGGCGGAGGAACTGGGGATTTCGCAGAGCACGGTGTCGCGGATGCTGCGGCGCCCGGCGGTGCAGGCGTATGTGGACCGTCTGACGGAGGAGGCGACGCGGGACACGGCGCGGATCGTGAAGCTGGCGAGCCTGCGGGCGGCGCGGCGGGAGATCGAGCTGCTTTTGAGCGAGAACCCGACGGCGTGCCTGGCGGCGTGCCGGGACCTGCTGGACCGGGCGGGGCTGAAGACGCTGGGGGACCAGCGGGTGCGCGTGGAGCTGGAGGGATGCGAGATCGGGATGATCGGGGAGGTGGAGGAGCATGCGGATACGCCTGAGCTACCAGCCGACGGCTAA